One Thermoflexus hugenholtzii JAD2 DNA window includes the following coding sequences:
- a CDS encoding class I SAM-dependent RNA methyltransferase, whose translation MTRIQLTLEQIAHGGEAIGRHEGKVIFVPFGIPGEQVEIEVAEDHRSYARGRILRVLRPAPERVDPPCPHFGTCGGCHFQHIAYEAQLRLKEAVVRDALRRIGKIEDPPVRPMIPSPDPFGYRNQVQFSVSADGHLGFQAMRSHRVIPITRCWIAHPMLQELYEALEIEGLPLRRLTLRCGVRTGDRMVIFETEGDEPPLLETDLRVSLVLLTQEEKAVPLIGLDYLTEEVDGFRFRISAPSFFQTNTAVAEALVRRVREWADLHGTEAVLDAYGGVGLFAAHLAPFARRVVLIEAHPAAAADALHNLSSFPHVEIRMGTVEEVAPGLEGPFDVVVVDPPRTGCSPEALEALRALRPARWIYVSCDPATLARDARRLIDAGYRLVEVQPFDMFPQTYHIETVSLFVRS comes from the coding sequence ATGACGCGGATCCAGTTGACCCTGGAACAGATCGCCCACGGCGGCGAGGCCATCGGCCGCCATGAGGGCAAGGTGATCTTCGTCCCCTTCGGGATCCCCGGGGAGCAGGTGGAGATCGAGGTGGCCGAGGACCACCGCTCGTATGCCCGGGGACGGATCCTCCGGGTGCTCCGCCCGGCGCCGGAGCGGGTCGATCCGCCGTGCCCCCATTTCGGGACCTGCGGGGGATGCCATTTTCAGCACATCGCCTATGAGGCCCAGCTGCGCCTCAAAGAGGCCGTCGTCCGGGATGCCTTGCGCCGCATCGGGAAGATCGAGGACCCGCCGGTGCGTCCGATGATCCCCAGCCCTGATCCCTTCGGCTACCGGAACCAGGTCCAGTTCTCCGTCTCCGCAGATGGCCACCTGGGCTTCCAGGCCATGCGCTCCCACCGGGTGATCCCGATCACCCGATGCTGGATCGCCCATCCGATGCTCCAGGAGCTCTACGAGGCCCTGGAGATCGAGGGGCTGCCCCTGCGCCGCCTCACCCTTCGTTGCGGCGTCCGCACCGGGGACCGCATGGTGATCTTCGAGACGGAAGGGGACGAACCCCCTCTCCTGGAGACCGATCTGCGGGTCTCCCTCGTCCTGCTCACGCAGGAGGAGAAGGCTGTCCCGCTCATCGGCCTGGATTACCTTACGGAGGAGGTGGACGGGTTCCGTTTCCGCATCTCCGCGCCCAGTTTCTTCCAGACGAACACCGCGGTGGCGGAAGCCCTCGTTCGCCGGGTTCGGGAGTGGGCGGACCTGCACGGGACGGAGGCCGTCTTGGATGCCTATGGCGGGGTCGGGCTGTTCGCGGCGCATCTGGCGCCCTTCGCCCGGCGGGTGGTGCTGATCGAGGCGCACCCCGCGGCCGCCGCCGACGCCCTTCATAATCTCTCGAGCTTCCCCCACGTGGAGATCCGGATGGGGACGGTGGAGGAGGTGGCGCCCGGGCTGGAGGGCCCTTTCGATGTGGTCGTGGTGGACCCGCCCCGGACCGGGTGTTCGCCGGAGGCCCTGGAGGCGCTGCGGGCCCTGCGCCCCGCTCGCTGGATTTACGTCTCCTGCGACCCGGCCACCCTGGCCCGGGACGCCCGGCGCCTGATCGATGCCGGGTATCGCCTGGTGGAGGTCCAGCCGTTCGATATGTTCCCGCAGACCTATCACATCGAGACGGTCTCGCTGTTCGTGCGGTCGTAG
- a CDS encoding site-2 protease family protein: protein MPFLRLDAGYLLALAVIFLFALPFHELAHAWVAERLGDPTPRRAGRVTLNPMAHLDPIGALMLVLAGFGWARPVPVNSFYLRYGPRVGMALVGGAGPAANLLLAGLGILVYRAAPEPLLAGPLAFAFLRAWIFINVGLAVFNMLPLPPLDGFRVLQGLLPPDMAYAYARLEAYGPLPLLLFLILERQLGLLSSILQPVYRLVLLLMYF, encoded by the coding sequence ATGCCGTTCCTGCGACTGGATGCGGGTTACCTGCTGGCCCTGGCGGTGATCTTCCTGTTCGCCCTGCCGTTCCACGAGCTCGCCCACGCCTGGGTGGCGGAGCGCCTGGGGGATCCCACCCCCCGGCGCGCCGGTCGGGTCACCCTCAATCCCATGGCCCATCTGGATCCCATCGGCGCCCTGATGCTGGTGCTGGCCGGGTTCGGGTGGGCCCGTCCGGTGCCGGTGAACTCCTTCTATCTCCGGTATGGGCCGCGGGTTGGGATGGCCCTGGTGGGCGGCGCGGGGCCGGCGGCCAACCTCCTCCTGGCCGGCCTGGGGATCCTGGTCTATCGGGCGGCTCCGGAGCCCCTGCTGGCGGGCCCTCTGGCCTTCGCCTTCTTGCGGGCCTGGATCTTCATCAACGTCGGGCTCGCGGTGTTCAACATGCTGCCGCTGCCGCCCTTGGACGGCTTCCGCGTGCTACAGGGGTTGCTGCCTCCTGATATGGCCTACGCTTACGCTCGGCTGGAGGCCTACGGCCCGCTCCCCCTCCTCCTCTTCCTCATCCTGGAGCGCCAGCTGGGACTCCTTTCCTCCATTCTTCAGCCGGTGTATCGCTTGGTCCTCCTGCTGATGTATTTCTGA
- a CDS encoding PIG-L deacetylase family protein, with protein MEEPATPERALVVAAHPDDVEFTCAGTLAKWARRGCRIALVLCTSGDAGTEEAGRSREEVARIREEEQRAAARVLGLEEVIFLRHPDGLLQPTLELRRELVREIRRFRPQVLVCGDPSVYFYGEDYINHPDHRAAAQAALEAVFPAAGMPLVFPELGLPPHRVQEVYIYGAAQPNLWIDIEETLEIKIEALRCHRSQIGDWDPGPMLQAWAAEEGRAVGLRYAEAFRRMRLG; from the coding sequence ATGGAGGAGCCGGCGACGCCGGAGCGTGCGCTGGTGGTGGCGGCGCATCCCGATGATGTGGAGTTCACCTGCGCGGGCACGCTGGCCAAGTGGGCCCGTCGGGGATGTCGGATCGCCCTGGTGCTGTGCACCAGCGGCGACGCCGGGACGGAGGAAGCGGGCCGCTCCCGGGAGGAGGTGGCGCGCATCCGGGAGGAGGAACAACGAGCAGCGGCCCGCGTCCTGGGCCTGGAGGAGGTGATCTTCCTTCGTCACCCGGATGGCCTGCTGCAGCCGACGCTGGAGCTGCGGCGGGAGCTGGTGCGAGAGATCCGCCGCTTCCGCCCCCAGGTTCTGGTCTGCGGAGATCCTTCGGTTTATTTCTACGGAGAGGACTACATCAACCATCCGGATCACCGCGCCGCGGCGCAGGCGGCCTTGGAGGCGGTCTTCCCGGCCGCCGGGATGCCGCTGGTCTTCCCCGAGCTGGGCCTGCCGCCCCATCGGGTGCAGGAGGTCTACATCTACGGGGCCGCCCAGCCCAACCTGTGGATCGACATCGAGGAGACCTTGGAGATCAAGATTGAAGCCCTGCGCTGCCACCGCTCCCAGATCGGGGATTGGGACCCCGGCCCCATGTTGCAGGCCTGGGCGGCCGAGGAGGGGCGCGCCGTCGGCCTGCGTTACGCCGAGGCCTTCCGGCGCATGCGCCTGGGGTAG
- the kamA gene encoding lysine 2,3-aminomutase, with protein MEERKRLEEEPPGGKRRSPRAPIWRDVPDALWDDWRWQLTHRLNSVEQLKQIIRLTPEEEAGAAATHRFRMDITPYFASLIDPEDPNCPIRRQVIPTARELEPTPGLMADSLAEDQHSPVPGLVHRYPDRVLMLVTTQCASYCRFCTRSRIVGDPHANFGRRDYDRQIEYIARTPQIRDVLLSGGDPLILPQPILEDLLRRLREIPHVEIIRIGTRVPIFLPQRITDELVAMLRKYHPLWMNIHVNHPKELTPEVTEALAKLADAGIPLGSQTVLLAGVNDCPHIIRALVHELVKRRVRPYYLYQCDLVEGAGHFRTPVSKGLEIMEALRGHTSGYAIPTYVIDLPGGGGKVPVMPNYLLAMNERRVVLRNFEGFISTYEQPTDYTPHDPSRCEYCRNQRPEPGQRGIFGLLQGDAMTIAPEGFQAVHRRLQTGGTETMPLIIGEPLPVVNGEVL; from the coding sequence ATGGAGGAGCGGAAGCGCCTGGAGGAGGAGCCCCCTGGTGGGAAGCGGCGCAGCCCGCGGGCGCCGATCTGGCGGGATGTGCCCGATGCGCTCTGGGATGACTGGCGCTGGCAGCTCACTCATCGCTTGAACTCGGTAGAACAGCTCAAGCAGATCATCCGGCTCACCCCGGAAGAGGAGGCCGGTGCGGCGGCCACCCACCGGTTCCGCATGGACATCACTCCCTATTTCGCCTCCCTGATCGACCCGGAGGACCCGAACTGCCCCATCCGGCGTCAGGTGATCCCCACAGCCAGGGAGCTGGAGCCGACGCCGGGCCTGATGGCCGACTCCCTCGCCGAGGACCAGCACTCCCCAGTCCCCGGGCTGGTCCATCGTTATCCCGACCGGGTCCTGATGTTGGTGACCACCCAGTGCGCCAGCTACTGCCGGTTCTGCACCCGCAGCCGCATCGTGGGCGATCCCCATGCCAACTTCGGGCGGCGGGATTACGACCGGCAGATCGAATACATCGCCCGCACGCCCCAGATCCGGGACGTGCTGCTCTCCGGGGGCGACCCGCTGATCCTCCCCCAGCCGATCCTGGAGGACCTGTTGCGCCGGCTGCGGGAGATCCCCCATGTGGAGATCATCCGCATCGGGACGCGGGTGCCCATCTTCCTGCCGCAGCGGATCACCGATGAGCTGGTGGCCATGCTGCGCAAATATCATCCGCTCTGGATGAACATCCACGTCAACCATCCCAAGGAGCTCACCCCGGAGGTCACCGAGGCCCTGGCGAAGCTGGCTGACGCGGGCATCCCCCTGGGCAGCCAGACGGTGCTCCTGGCCGGGGTCAACGACTGCCCTCACATCATCCGCGCCCTGGTCCACGAGCTGGTCAAACGCCGGGTCCGGCCCTATTACCTCTATCAATGCGATCTGGTGGAGGGGGCCGGGCACTTCCGCACGCCGGTCTCGAAGGGGCTGGAGATCATGGAGGCCCTGCGGGGCCACACCAGCGGCTACGCCATCCCCACGTATGTGATCGACCTGCCGGGCGGGGGCGGCAAGGTGCCGGTGATGCCTAACTACCTGCTGGCCATGAACGAGCGCCGGGTGGTGCTGCGCAACTTCGAGGGCTTCATCAGCACCTACGAGCAGCCCACGGATTACACGCCCCACGACCCGAGCCGGTGCGAGTACTGCCGGAACCAGCGCCCGGAGCCCGGCCAGCGCGGGATCTTCGGGCTGCTCCAGGGCGACGCCATGACCATCGCCCCAGAGGGCTTCCAGGCGGTGCACCGGCGGCTCCAGACGGGAGGCACCGAAACCATGCCCCTGATCATCGGGGAGCCCCTCCCGGTCGTCAACGGGGAGGTGCTGTGA
- a CDS encoding D-alanine--D-alanine ligase family protein: protein MRVAVLANLKRNAPKGPDDPPDAWAELDSEETVEGIARALEAAGHTTAIFEGNLELPEALRRFRPDICFNICEGYWGDSREAHIPAMLEMMRIPYTGSRVLALAISLDKAMTKRVWAAEGLPTPPFQVFRRPDEPLDPRLSFPLFVKPNREGSGMGISAKSVVTTEAELREQVAYILRTYRQEALVEAFIDGPELTVGLIGNVEGDAAWLRPPGGWATEEGLDLGGVHVFPPMMVDLSVCPPDQRGLYTSYIKSEMPLGPRYLCPAPLDRALLREAQRLAFEAFRAIGACDMSRVDMRIDAATGRIYLLEINTLPGLNPHYSDMVLNARADGMSYELLILRILEAACRRYGLSPKPVVPTAVAAGAA from the coding sequence ATGCGCGTGGCGGTCCTGGCCAACCTCAAGCGGAACGCCCCGAAGGGGCCGGACGATCCGCCGGACGCCTGGGCGGAGCTGGACTCGGAGGAGACGGTGGAGGGGATCGCCCGGGCCCTGGAGGCCGCGGGCCACACCACGGCCATCTTCGAGGGCAACCTGGAGCTCCCGGAGGCCCTCCGTCGGTTCCGGCCGGACATCTGCTTTAACATCTGCGAGGGCTACTGGGGGGATTCCCGGGAGGCCCACATCCCGGCCATGCTGGAGATGATGCGCATCCCCTACACGGGCTCCCGGGTCCTGGCCCTGGCCATCTCCCTGGACAAGGCGATGACCAAGCGGGTGTGGGCTGCGGAGGGCCTGCCCACGCCGCCCTTCCAGGTCTTCCGTCGCCCCGATGAGCCCCTGGATCCCCGCCTCTCCTTCCCGCTCTTCGTCAAGCCGAACCGGGAGGGGAGCGGGATGGGGATCTCGGCGAAGTCGGTGGTGACGACCGAGGCGGAGTTGCGGGAGCAGGTGGCCTACATCCTGCGGACCTACCGGCAGGAGGCCCTGGTGGAGGCCTTCATTGACGGCCCGGAGCTCACCGTAGGCCTCATCGGGAACGTGGAGGGGGATGCGGCGTGGCTCCGGCCTCCGGGAGGATGGGCCACCGAGGAGGGACTGGACCTGGGGGGCGTTCACGTCTTCCCGCCGATGATGGTGGATCTCAGCGTATGCCCTCCGGATCAGCGGGGGCTTTACACGTCGTACATCAAATCCGAGATGCCCCTGGGACCCCGCTATCTTTGCCCGGCGCCGCTGGACCGGGCGCTGCTACGTGAGGCCCAGCGGCTGGCTTTCGAGGCCTTCCGGGCCATCGGGGCCTGCGACATGAGTCGGGTGGACATGCGGATCGACGCGGCCACGGGGCGGATCTATTTGCTGGAGATCAACACGCTGCCCGGGCTGAACCCGCATTACAGCGACATGGTGCTCAACGCCCGGGCCGATGGGATGTCTTACGAGCTCCTGATCCTTCGGATCCTGGAGGCGGCCTGCCGTCGCTACGGCCTGTCCCCGAAGCCGGTGGTCCCCACGGCCGTGGCGGCGGGCGCGGCGTGA
- a CDS encoding D-alanine--D-alanine ligase family protein, protein MRRRSTMPGRVLILYSVVERLPRGEPRDGIADEEVLWTAQAMAEALAERGWPVEARGIRDLESLHRALDSFDPRETLVINLCETLEGRPQGEAAVPVALEARGFVYTGSSGATLSLCLDKARAKARLRAAGLPTPPAQVFHTPDEPLRIPLPAIVKPLMEDASHGIDREAVVTEEGTLRARVAYVLGVYRQPALVETFIDGREFNVALWGGRNLEVLPLAEVDYSRIPNPLWRVCTYAAKWLPGSEEYELTPVRCPAELEEERAARVREAALRAFRAVRCRDYARVDIRLQGETPYVLEVNPNPSLAPNSGFVNAARAAGYSYGMLAERLIRLAWERRARRREAPQLHPVPMGAIDVAYSLAPSG, encoded by the coding sequence ATGCGCCGTCGTTCGACCATGCCGGGTCGCGTGCTGATCCTGTATAGCGTGGTGGAGCGGCTCCCGCGGGGGGAGCCTCGCGATGGGATCGCGGACGAGGAGGTGCTTTGGACGGCGCAGGCGATGGCGGAGGCCCTCGCCGAGCGCGGATGGCCCGTGGAGGCGCGGGGGATCCGGGACCTGGAGTCCCTTCACCGGGCGCTGGATTCCTTCGATCCCCGGGAAACCCTGGTGATCAACCTGTGCGAGACCCTGGAAGGCCGCCCCCAGGGGGAGGCGGCCGTGCCGGTGGCCCTGGAGGCCCGGGGTTTCGTTTACACCGGATCCTCAGGGGCGACGCTTTCCCTCTGTCTGGACAAGGCGCGGGCGAAGGCCCGCCTGCGGGCGGCCGGCCTGCCGACGCCCCCGGCTCAGGTGTTCCACACCCCCGACGAGCCCCTCCGGATCCCCCTCCCGGCCATCGTGAAGCCCCTGATGGAGGACGCCAGCCACGGGATCGATCGGGAGGCGGTGGTGACGGAGGAGGGGACCTTGCGGGCGCGGGTGGCGTACGTCCTGGGGGTCTACCGCCAGCCTGCCCTGGTGGAAACCTTCATCGACGGGCGGGAGTTCAACGTGGCCCTGTGGGGCGGGCGGAACCTCGAGGTCCTCCCCCTGGCGGAGGTGGATTACTCCCGCATCCCCAACCCCCTTTGGCGGGTGTGCACCTATGCCGCCAAGTGGCTGCCGGGCTCGGAGGAATACGAGCTGACCCCCGTGCGCTGTCCGGCGGAGCTGGAGGAGGAACGGGCGGCCCGGGTGCGGGAGGCGGCCCTGCGGGCCTTCCGGGCGGTCCGCTGTCGGGATTACGCCCGGGTGGACATCCGGCTGCAGGGGGAGACGCCGTATGTGCTGGAGGTCAACCCGAACCCCAGCCTGGCGCCGAACAGCGGCTTCGTGAACGCCGCGCGGGCGGCGGGCTACTCCTACGGCATGCTGGCCGAGCGGTTGATCCGCCTGGCGTGGGAGCGGCGCGCCCGCCGACGGGAGGCGCCGCAACTTCATCCTGTCCCGATGGGAGCGATCGATGTCGCTTATTCGCTGGCCCCGAGCGGATGA
- a CDS encoding GNAT family N-acetyltransferase encodes MSLIRWPRADEEAAIRALAERCGVFRPEEIETLIEIFREACRRGFEESGYHFRVWAEERDGEIRGLICYGRRPLTRWSWDLYWLLVDPSAQRRGIGTALLRAMEAHVGREGGRWILVETATTPAYAPARCFYERHGFRLLAVVEDFYEAGEGLALYLKGLGPSSEASAPAAEARTRSPEEGGCPGVHGA; translated from the coding sequence ATGTCGCTTATTCGCTGGCCCCGAGCGGATGAGGAGGCGGCCATCCGGGCGTTGGCCGAGCGGTGTGGGGTGTTCCGGCCGGAGGAAATCGAGACGTTAATCGAGATCTTTCGGGAAGCCTGCCGCAGAGGCTTCGAGGAGAGCGGTTATCACTTCCGGGTGTGGGCGGAGGAGCGGGACGGTGAGATCCGGGGGCTGATCTGCTACGGGCGGCGGCCCCTCACCCGCTGGTCCTGGGATCTCTACTGGCTGCTGGTGGACCCCTCGGCCCAGCGGCGGGGGATCGGGACGGCTCTGCTGCGCGCGATGGAGGCGCACGTGGGGCGGGAGGGCGGGCGGTGGATCCTGGTGGAGACGGCGACCACCCCGGCCTATGCGCCGGCCCGTTGTTTCTATGAGCGGCATGGGTTCCGGCTCCTCGCGGTGGTGGAGGATTTCTACGAGGCCGGCGAGGGGCTGGCCCTGTATCTGAAGGGTCTGGGGCCTTCGTCGGAGGCGAGCGCGCCGGCGGCGGAGGCGAGGACCCGGTCTCCGGAGGAGGGAGGATGTCCCGGCGTCCATGGAGCCTGA
- a CDS encoding D-alanine--D-alanine ligase family protein has product MSRRPWSLRTVRQVILLYNMDGAWPPEDQEYARECARRMQEGMEAHGLTVRPVEVRRDVRGALQGFDPEEWVVFNWCEALEGDPYGEPRVARALEAQGFLYTGSGPWALTVAGNKALMKAFLTLNGIPTPAWRVCHRLADLEGWEVFPAIVKPAREHGSIGITPEAVASSPRALRERVEYVLEVLRQPALVEAFIPGRELNVSLWGNGDPEPLPISEIHFDGLSGEERIVDQSAKWDRGSERYRRTVPVVPAPLDERTEAEVVHVAALAYRALRVRDYGRVDIRLAPDGTPYVIDVNPNPDLSPDAGFVRSAAAAGYDYGRMAVHILRIALARRRRRAPVSVSPPLRPPGDGVRT; this is encoded by the coding sequence ATGTCCCGGCGTCCATGGAGCCTGAGGACCGTGCGTCAGGTGATCCTGCTCTACAACATGGATGGCGCATGGCCTCCGGAAGATCAGGAGTATGCCCGGGAGTGCGCGCGTAGAATGCAGGAGGGGATGGAAGCCCATGGCCTCACCGTCCGTCCCGTCGAGGTCCGTCGGGATGTGCGGGGCGCGTTGCAGGGCTTTGATCCCGAGGAGTGGGTGGTGTTCAACTGGTGCGAGGCCTTAGAGGGGGATCCCTATGGGGAGCCCCGGGTGGCCCGCGCCCTGGAGGCGCAGGGCTTCTTGTATACGGGGTCCGGCCCATGGGCGCTGACCGTGGCAGGCAACAAGGCCCTGATGAAGGCTTTCCTCACGCTGAACGGGATCCCGACGCCGGCCTGGCGGGTGTGTCATCGGCTGGCGGACCTGGAGGGGTGGGAGGTCTTTCCGGCCATCGTCAAGCCGGCGCGGGAGCACGGCAGCATCGGGATCACCCCGGAGGCGGTGGCCTCATCTCCCCGGGCGCTGCGGGAGCGGGTGGAGTATGTGCTGGAGGTCCTCCGGCAGCCGGCCCTGGTGGAAGCCTTTATCCCGGGTCGGGAGCTGAACGTCAGCCTGTGGGGGAACGGGGATCCGGAGCCGTTGCCGATCTCGGAGATCCATTTCGACGGCCTGTCCGGGGAGGAGCGGATCGTCGATCAGTCCGCCAAGTGGGATCGGGGGAGCGAGCGGTATCGACGGACGGTTCCGGTGGTGCCGGCGCCGCTGGACGAGCGGACGGAGGCGGAGGTGGTGCACGTGGCGGCCCTGGCGTATCGGGCGTTGCGGGTGCGGGATTACGGTCGGGTGGACATCCGGCTGGCGCCGGATGGGACGCCTTATGTGATCGATGTGAACCCGAATCCGGATCTATCGCCGGATGCAGGGTTTGTGCGGTCGGCGGCGGCGGCGGGGTATGACTACGGGCGGATGGCGGTGCATATCTTGCGCATCGCCCTGGCCCGGCGCCGCCGGCGGGCCCCGGTCTCCGTCTCCCCCCCCCTTCGCCCGCCTGGGGATGGGGTGAGGACATGA
- the amrB gene encoding AmmeMemoRadiSam system protein B has product MGEAVRYPKLRPVDLRPMNRNGRSYILVRDPLRLSDQMVLIPQPLAPVLALCDGTRDLRAIRAALMVRYGVRVDEEALRALIATLDELYLLDNSRFAEAQARALEDYRRAPFRPPMLAGEVYPADPEDLRRMIRRFHEAAAPDDPVSEGRGLLSPHIDYARGGRTYARAWARAAPFVREADLVILLGTDHYGEDGAITLTRQHYATPFGVLPTAQPIVDALARALGEEAAFAGELRHRGEHSIELAAVWLHAIREEKPVELVPILCGPFVSFIEGDLDPMDDPRIARFLETLRAAVAGRRAVVVAAGDLSHVGPAFGGRPLDLRGRARLKAEDESLIAHMVAGDAAGFFARIRETRDRNNVCGVSPIYLALRLLEPTTGELVDYELCPADEAGTSVVSICGILWR; this is encoded by the coding sequence GTGGGCGAGGCGGTGCGGTATCCGAAGCTGCGGCCGGTGGATCTGCGGCCGATGAACCGGAACGGCCGCTCTTACATCCTGGTCCGGGATCCCCTCCGCCTCTCGGACCAGATGGTCCTCATCCCCCAACCCCTGGCCCCCGTCCTCGCCCTATGCGATGGCACCCGGGATCTGCGGGCCATCCGGGCCGCCCTGATGGTGCGCTACGGCGTCCGGGTCGACGAGGAGGCGCTGCGCGCCCTGATCGCCACGCTGGACGAGCTGTATCTCTTGGACAACTCCCGCTTCGCCGAGGCCCAGGCCCGCGCTCTGGAGGACTACCGCCGCGCCCCCTTCCGCCCGCCGATGCTCGCCGGAGAGGTTTACCCCGCCGACCCGGAGGACCTGCGCCGGATGATCCGCCGCTTCCACGAAGCGGCGGCGCCGGACGACCCCGTCTCCGAAGGGCGCGGGCTGCTCAGCCCCCACATCGATTACGCCCGGGGCGGCCGAACCTACGCCCGGGCCTGGGCCCGGGCCGCCCCCTTCGTCCGGGAGGCGGACCTGGTGATCCTCCTGGGGACGGATCATTACGGGGAGGACGGCGCCATCACCCTGACCCGACAGCATTACGCCACGCCCTTCGGGGTGTTGCCCACCGCCCAGCCCATCGTGGACGCCCTGGCCCGGGCCCTGGGGGAGGAGGCCGCCTTCGCCGGCGAGCTCCGCCACCGCGGCGAGCACTCCATCGAGCTGGCTGCCGTGTGGCTCCATGCGATCCGCGAGGAGAAACCGGTGGAGCTGGTGCCCATCCTGTGCGGCCCCTTCGTCTCCTTCATCGAGGGCGATCTCGATCCGATGGACGATCCCCGCATCGCGCGCTTCCTGGAGACCTTGCGGGCGGCCGTCGCCGGACGACGGGCCGTGGTCGTCGCCGCGGGGGATCTCTCCCACGTGGGCCCGGCCTTCGGAGGGCGTCCGCTGGATCTGCGCGGGCGGGCGCGCCTGAAGGCGGAGGACGAATCCCTCATCGCCCACATGGTCGCCGGGGACGCCGCCGGCTTCTTCGCCCGGATCCGGGAGACTCGCGATCGGAACAACGTCTGTGGGGTCTCCCCCATCTACCTGGCCCTCCGCCTCCTGGAGCCGACCACCGGGGAGCTAGTGGATTATGAGCTCTGCCCCGCCGATGAGGCAGGGACCTCCGTGGTCTCGATCTGCGGGATCCTCTGGCGATGA
- a CDS encoding glycosyltransferase family 39 protein, with product MSGTGALLAFFTGWSLSFGLGRALAGLRRWRPRRPDSRILLLLLAAFALRVSGLTAQSLWRDEVDALRFGRDLTAEVAAAFRVGAGAGWTRLAELLARPGFNGPLYFLGLFQWVRLAGDSEFALRFPSAALGVLSVALGFALFRRHLPQPVARMAALGLAFSPFLVWYGQEAKMYALLVTLFLAAWGAVETARRDPGGWLEAVLWVALGLYSHILFVLFVPALLALGIHRADRRSLRLLVLVLGLVLLVDLPLLAWQVPQIVQWGGGLRAACGETGFPRVPPLQGLGMLAWGFSVGVWGGFPDWGWIPLSALVALGLMAGRAGGRFRAALGIWALSPWAFLALISLCRPLFVERYLIAAAPAWLALAAAGWARIPGRLPRAMALACVLTPMAVGLWAQTALPLKSDFRSAARVVAEGYRPGDLILFHIGYVQHVFDYYFRRPYEGAWAPATIYRTPEGTYAMGEAEVDARMRALIRGHEVVWLIYSEAAMWDDRDLVRRWLDAHGQLQARWVFTLVEVRRYEGFHLP from the coding sequence ATGAGCGGGACGGGCGCGCTCCTCGCCTTCTTCACCGGATGGAGCCTGAGCTTTGGCCTCGGCCGCGCCCTCGCGGGGCTGCGGCGATGGCGCCCCCGGCGCCCGGATTCCCGGATCCTGCTCCTGCTGCTGGCCGCCTTCGCCCTCCGCGTCAGCGGGCTCACCGCCCAATCCCTCTGGCGGGATGAGGTCGACGCCCTGCGCTTCGGCCGCGATCTCACCGCCGAGGTCGCGGCGGCCTTCCGGGTCGGGGCAGGGGCCGGATGGACGCGGCTGGCGGAGCTCCTCGCCCGCCCCGGGTTCAACGGGCCGCTCTATTTCCTGGGGCTGTTCCAGTGGGTCCGCCTGGCGGGCGACTCCGAGTTCGCCCTCCGCTTCCCCTCCGCCGCCCTGGGGGTCCTGAGCGTCGCCCTGGGCTTCGCCCTGTTCCGCCGGCATCTGCCGCAGCCGGTCGCCCGGATGGCCGCCCTCGGGCTGGCCTTCTCCCCCTTCCTGGTCTGGTATGGCCAGGAGGCGAAGATGTATGCCCTGCTGGTGACCCTCTTCCTGGCCGCATGGGGGGCGGTGGAGACCGCCCGCCGGGATCCCGGCGGATGGCTGGAGGCCGTCCTCTGGGTCGCCCTGGGCCTCTACAGCCACATCCTGTTCGTCCTCTTCGTGCCGGCCCTGCTCGCCTTGGGGATCCATCGGGCGGATCGAAGGTCCCTGCGCCTCCTCGTCCTGGTTCTCGGCCTGGTGCTCCTCGTCGATCTCCCCCTCCTGGCCTGGCAGGTCCCTCAAATCGTTCAGTGGGGTGGGGGCCTCCGCGCGGCCTGCGGCGAGACCGGGTTCCCCCGCGTCCCGCCGTTGCAGGGCCTGGGGATGCTGGCCTGGGGGTTCAGCGTGGGGGTGTGGGGAGGCTTCCCGGATTGGGGCTGGATCCCCCTCTCCGCCTTGGTCGCCCTGGGGCTGATGGCCGGGCGCGCGGGCGGGCGGTTCCGCGCCGCGTTGGGGATCTGGGCCCTGAGCCCGTGGGCCTTCCTCGCGTTGATCTCACTGTGTCGTCCCCTCTTCGTCGAGCGCTATCTGATCGCCGCGGCGCCGGCCTGGCTCGCCCTCGCCGCGGCGGGCTGGGCCCGGATCCCGGGGCGGCTCCCGCGCGCCATGGCCCTGGCCTGCGTCCTGACGCCGATGGCCGTCGGCCTCTGGGCCCAGACGGCGCTCCCACTGAAATCGGACTTCCGATCGGCCGCCCGGGTGGTGGCCGAGGGCTATCGCCCGGGGGATCTCATCCTCTTCCACATCGGGTATGTCCAGCATGTCTTCGATTACTACTTCCGCCGGCCCTATGAAGGCGCCTGGGCGCCGGCCACGATCTACCGGACCCCCGAGGGAACGTATGCAATGGGAGAGGCGGAGGTCGACGCCCGGATGCGGGCCCTGATCCGGGGCCACGAGGTCGTCTGGCTGATCTACTCCGAAGCCGCCATGTGGGATGACCGCGACCTGGTCCGCCGCTGGCTGGACGCCCACGGCCAGCTCCAGGCGCGCTGGGTCTTCACCCTGGTGGAGGTGCGCCGCTACGAAGGGTTCCATCTCCCATAG